In the Arachis ipaensis cultivar K30076 chromosome B10, Araip1.1, whole genome shotgun sequence genome, one interval contains:
- the LOC107621674 gene encoding uncharacterized protein LOC107621674, with translation MMMNQNNQAMMRKTRTFQLQKAPSNIQEHQFMMTSPNVIDQYSNFTPKKASPPPPPPVKFPTSPEQIFGQEIIHFSHPQHSLSMVEMGEVFVCVGCKEYGCGKRFVCQECEFQLHDFCAFAPPALKAHPLHSQHSILFHSKPAKSGKVKSKCDVCGKPTKGFAFICTACGYQMHPCCAMLNTEIDYPPHPHTLKILPAAATASAADSTGFICGECKRKRSGRVYKCTSPQCEYYIHAWCAKSKVNGLKAHGIKPPEKPSMIATAAKVASQVVIEFIGGLVEGIGEGVGEVLVQNITKGSANDHSHTSNTSNTTSTRTRPH, from the exons ATGATGATGAACCAAAATAATCAAGCAATGATGAGGAAAACAAGAACGTTCCAATTGCAAAAAGCACCATCCAATATCCAAGAGCATCAATTCATGATGACATCCCCTAATGTTATTGACCAATATTCCAATTTTACCCCCAAGAAAGCatcgccgccgccgccgccgccggtGAAATTTCCAACATCACCGGAACAAATATTTGGACAAGAGATTATACACTTCAGTCATCCACAACACAGCTTGTCAATGGTGGAGATGGGTGAGGTGTTTGTGTGTGTGGGATGTAAGGAATATGGATGTGGAAAGAGATTTGTATGCCAAGAATGTGAGTTTCAGCTTCATGATTTCTGTGCTTTTGCTCCTCCTGCTCTCAAGGCACATCCCTTGCATTCTCAGCACTCCATCTTGTTCCATTCCAAACCAG CTAAAAGTGGAAAAGTGAAATCAAAATGTGATGTTTGTGGGAAACCAACCAAAGGCTTTGCATTCATATGCACTGCATGTGGCTATCAAATGCATCCATGCTGTGCCATGCTCAACACTGAAATTGACTACCCACCCCATCCACACACCCTTAAGATCCTCCCGGCCGCCGCGACCGCCTCGGCCGCAGACTCCACCGGCTTCATATGTGGGGAGTGCAAGAGGAAGAGGTCAGGTAGGGTGTATAAGTGCACTTCTCCTCAATGTGAGTACTATATCCATGCTTGGTGTGCTAAGAGCAAGGTTAATGGGCTCAAGGCCCATGGTATAAAACCCCCAGAAAAGCCCAGCATGATTGCCACTGCTGCAAAAGTTGCTTCACAAGTTGTTATTGAATTCATTGGTGGGTTGGTTGAAGGCATTGGAGAAGGTGTTGGAGAAGTTCTTGTTCAAAACATTACCAAAGGAAGTGCCAATGATCATTCTCACACTTCCAATACTAGTAATACTACTAGCACAAGAACTAGGCCTcactaa
- the LOC107622627 gene encoding squamosa promoter-binding-like protein 14 isoform X1, producing MEKVAPPIFMHQALQSRFCDVPMTTTATTKKRDLSYDVDKSSSNGNWNPNAWSWDSVRFIGKPVPQQNGVVSVEEETLRLNLGSSGVSGSGGSVDPSVSRPSKRVRSGSPTGTASYPMCQVDNCKEDLSSAKDYHRRHKVCELHSKASKAPLGNQMQRFCQQCSRFHPLTEFDEGKRSCRRRLAGHNRRRRKTQPEDVTSQPESVATGNAEIFNLLSAIASSQGQKPNGKFEDRSKIASQVPDKDQLVQILNRIPLPADLAAKLLNVGGKGQIQTSSYHHDKVNQSNSGPLTKDLLAVLSTTLSASTPNSQKSSQSSDSEKSRASADQVGESLQMRQYPQEFASVGDERSSGSSQSPVEDSDFPEVRVNLPLQLFSSSPEVGNPPKLTPSQKYFSSDSSNPVEERSPSSSPAVDNQFDLQGVARGLKADGVPSRREVNANKEASQSQSYNISLNLFNAPNSRVQPSSLQSVPFQAGYASSGSDHSPPSLNSDAQDRTGRIMFKLFDKDPSHFPGTLRTQIYNWLSNSPSDMESYIRPGCVVLSLYASMSSAAWEQLEENFLQHVHSLIQSNSDFWRIGRFLVHSGNQLALHKDGKIHLCKPWRTWRSPELISVSPLAIVSGQETSFSLKGRNLSNPGTKIHCTGTGGYTPIKVVESACYGMTYDKIKLSGIKVQDASPGLLGRCFIEVENGFKGSSFPVIIADATICKELRPLESEFDKEENASDAISDEHGYDLGRPRSREETLHFLNELGWLFQRKRFSYTDLVPDYSLDRFRFILTFSVERNCCMLVKTLLDMLVQKYLEGQWSSTASLEMLNAIQLLNRAVKRKYVNMVDLLIQYAVPSNNDASRKYVFPPNVAGPDGITPLHLAACTSSSEGVIDSLTNDPQEIGLNSWDSLLDANGQTPHAYAMMRNNHSYNVLVARKLSNRRRGHVSVTINSEIEHSSMDIELKQRQSDQTKRGQNSCTKCSAMADVRYSSRIPGSRSFGHHRPFIHSILAIAAVCVCVCLFLRGHPWVGSVTPFNWEKLDYGTI from the exons ATGGAGAAGGTGGCTCCTCCGATCTTTATGCACCAAGCACTTCAAAGTCGGTTCTGTGATGTACCGATGACTACTACCGCCACCACGAAGAAGCGCGATCTGTCGTACGACGTCGATAAGAGCAGCTCCAACGGTAATTGGAATCCAAACGCGTGGAGCTGGGACAGTGTCAGGTTTATCGGGAAGCCAGTACCGCAGCAAAACGGTGTCGTTTCAGTTGAGGAAGAAACGCTGCGTTTAAATCTCGGTAGCAGTGGTGTTAGTGGCAGCGGCGGAAGCGTTGACCCGAGCGTGTCGCGGCCGAGTAAGAGAGTGCGTTCTGGTTCACCCACCGGAACGGCGTCGTATCCGATGTGCCAGGTGGATAACTGCAAGGAAGATCTGTCAAGTGCAAAAGACTATCATAGAAGGCACAAAGTGTGTGAGCTTCATAGCAAAGCCTCGAAGGCCCCCCTTGGGAACCAAATGCAAAGGTTCTGCCAGCAGTGTAGCAG GTTTCACCCTTTGACGGAGTTTGATGAAGGGAAGCGAAGCTGTAGACGTAGACTGGCTGGGCACAACCGCCGGAGAAGAAAGACCCAACCGGAAGATGTCACGTCGCAGCCTGAGAGTGTGGCTACTGGAAATGCAGAAATCTTCAATTTATTGAGTGCCATAGCAAGTTCACAAGGTCAGAAGCCAAATG GTAAGTTTGAGGACAGAAGCAAGATTGCGTCACAAGTTCCGGATAAAGACCAGCTTGTTCAGATTCTTAATCGGATACCGTTGCCAGCTGATCTTGCAGCAAAGTTGCTCAATGTTGGCGGTAAAGGTCAAATACAAACTTCATCTTATCATCATGACAAAGTGAACCAGAGCAATTCTGGTCCATTAACGAAGGACTTGCTTGCTGTTCTTTCAACCACTTTATCAGCATCTACTCCCAACTCTCAAAAGAGTAGCCAGAGTAGTGACAGTGAGAAGTCTAGGGCTAGTGCTGACCAAGTTGGTGAAAGTTTACAAATGAGACAATATCCACAAGAATTTGCTTCTGTTGGAGACGAAAGAAGTAGTGGCAGTTCGCAATCTCCAGTTGAAGATTCAGACTTCCCAGAAGTTCGAGTTAATTTGCCACTGCAACTCTTTAGTTCTTCTCCTGAAGTTGGCAACCCGCCAAAATTGACACCTTCGCAAAAGTATTTCTCTTCTGACAGCAGTAATCCTGTGGAAGAGAGGTCACCATCATCTTCCCCTGCTGTGGACAATCAATTCGATTTGCAAGGTGTGGCTAGAGGTCTCAAGGCTGACGGCGTTCCAAGCAGAAGAGAAGTAAATGCAAATAAAGAAGCTAGCCAAAGTCAAAGTTATAATATATCTCTTAATCTCTTTAATGCGCCAAATAGCAGAGTCCAGCCTAGCTCACTTCAAAGTGTTCCATTTCAAGCTGGATATGCATCTTCTGGTTCTGATCACTCACCTCCAAGTTTGAATTCAGATGCTCAG GATCGCACTGGGAGAATAATGTTCAAGCTATTTGACAAAGATCCTAGTCATTTCCCTGGAACACTGCGAACACAG ATTTACAATTGGCTTTCTAATAGTCCATCAGATATGGAGAGCTACATTAGGCCGGGCTGCGTGGTACTGTCGCTTTATGCTTCAATGTCCTCTGCTGCCTGGGAGCAA CTAGAAGAAAACTTCCTGCAACATGTCCATTCTTTAATTCAAAGCAATTCCGACTTTTGGAGAATTGGAAGGTTTCTGGTTCATTCTGGCAATCAGTTAGCATTACACAAAGATG GAAAAATTCACTTATGCAAGCCATGGAGAACTTGGAGGTCTCCTGAATTGATATCAGTGTCCCCTTTGGCAATTGTTAGTGGACAAGAAACCTCTTTTTCATTGAAGGGTAGAAACCTGTCAAATCCTGGCACCAA GATTCATTGCACAGGTACTGGCGGTTACACGCCCATAAAAGTTGTTGAATCTGCATGTTATGGTATGACCTATGACAAGATAAAATTGAGTGGTATTAAAGTTCAGGATGCTTCTCCTGGTCTTTTGGGTCGCTGTTTTATCGAG GTAGAAAATGGTTTCAAGGGTAGCAGTTTTCCAGTGATAATAGCTGATGCAACCATTTGTAAGGAATTGAGACCACTTGAATCTGAATTCGACAAGGAAGAAAATGCAAGTGATGCCATTTCAGATGAGCATGGATATGATCTTGGAAGACCAAGGTCAAGGGAGGAGACTCTACACTTCCTGAATGAGCTTGGGTGGTTATTCCAAAGAAAAAGGTTCTCATATACGGATTTGGTTCCAGATTATTCACTTGACAGATTCAGATTCATACTTACATTTTCTGTGGAAAGAAATTGCTGTATGCTAGTTAAAACACTCTTGGATATGTTGGTTCAAAAATACTTGGAAGGCCAATGGTCGTCAACGGCATCATTGGAGATGCTCAACGCAATCCAACTCCTGAATAGAGCGGTTAAAAGAAAGTATGTTAACATGGTTGATTTGCTCATTCAGTATGCTGTGCCTAGCAACAATGATGCATCCCGGAAGTACGTATTTCCGCCAAATGTTGCTGGCCCTGATGGTATTACGCCATTGCACTTGGCAGCATGCACATCGTCATCTGAGGGTGTAATTGACTCTTTGACAAATGATCCGCAGGAG ATTGGGTTGAACAGCTGGGATTCTCTTCTAGATGCAAATGGGCAGACTCCGCATGCTTATGCCATGATGAGGAATAATCATTCTTATAATGTGCTGGTTGCTCGAAAACTCTCCAATAGAAGAAGAGGCCATGTTTCAGTAACAATTAATAGCGAGATAGAGCATTCATCAATGGACATCGAGCTTAAGCAAAGGCAAAGTGACCAAACCAAAAGAGGTCAGAATTCCTGCACTAAGTGTAGTGCAATGGCGGATGTTCGTTACAGCAGCAGAATCCCTGGTTCACGGAGCTTTGGTCACCACCGACCCTTTATTCATTCGATTCTAGCTATTGCCGCTGTATGTGTCTGTGTCTGTCTGTTCTTGCGAGGACACCCTTGGGTTGGCTCGGTTACGCCCTTCAATTGGGAGAAGTTGGATTATGGCACCATATAA
- the LOC107622627 gene encoding squamosa promoter-binding-like protein 14 isoform X2, translating into MEKVAPPIFMHQALQSRFCDVPMTTTATTKKRDLSYDVDKSSSNGNWNPNAWSWDSVRFIGKPVPQQNGVVSVEEETLRLNLGSSGVSGSGGSVDPSVSRPSKRVRSGSPTGTASYPMCQVDNCKEDLSSAKDYHRRHKVCELHSKASKAPLGNQMQRFCQQCSRFHPLTEFDEGKRSCRRRLAGHNRRRRKTQPEDVTSQPESVATGNAEIFNLLSAIASSQGKFEDRSKIASQVPDKDQLVQILNRIPLPADLAAKLLNVGGKGQIQTSSYHHDKVNQSNSGPLTKDLLAVLSTTLSASTPNSQKSSQSSDSEKSRASADQVGESLQMRQYPQEFASVGDERSSGSSQSPVEDSDFPEVRVNLPLQLFSSSPEVGNPPKLTPSQKYFSSDSSNPVEERSPSSSPAVDNQFDLQGVARGLKADGVPSRREVNANKEASQSQSYNISLNLFNAPNSRVQPSSLQSVPFQAGYASSGSDHSPPSLNSDAQDRTGRIMFKLFDKDPSHFPGTLRTQIYNWLSNSPSDMESYIRPGCVVLSLYASMSSAAWEQLEENFLQHVHSLIQSNSDFWRIGRFLVHSGNQLALHKDGKIHLCKPWRTWRSPELISVSPLAIVSGQETSFSLKGRNLSNPGTKIHCTGTGGYTPIKVVESACYGMTYDKIKLSGIKVQDASPGLLGRCFIEVENGFKGSSFPVIIADATICKELRPLESEFDKEENASDAISDEHGYDLGRPRSREETLHFLNELGWLFQRKRFSYTDLVPDYSLDRFRFILTFSVERNCCMLVKTLLDMLVQKYLEGQWSSTASLEMLNAIQLLNRAVKRKYVNMVDLLIQYAVPSNNDASRKYVFPPNVAGPDGITPLHLAACTSSSEGVIDSLTNDPQEIGLNSWDSLLDANGQTPHAYAMMRNNHSYNVLVARKLSNRRRGHVSVTINSEIEHSSMDIELKQRQSDQTKRGQNSCTKCSAMADVRYSSRIPGSRSFGHHRPFIHSILAIAAVCVCVCLFLRGHPWVGSVTPFNWEKLDYGTI; encoded by the exons ATGGAGAAGGTGGCTCCTCCGATCTTTATGCACCAAGCACTTCAAAGTCGGTTCTGTGATGTACCGATGACTACTACCGCCACCACGAAGAAGCGCGATCTGTCGTACGACGTCGATAAGAGCAGCTCCAACGGTAATTGGAATCCAAACGCGTGGAGCTGGGACAGTGTCAGGTTTATCGGGAAGCCAGTACCGCAGCAAAACGGTGTCGTTTCAGTTGAGGAAGAAACGCTGCGTTTAAATCTCGGTAGCAGTGGTGTTAGTGGCAGCGGCGGAAGCGTTGACCCGAGCGTGTCGCGGCCGAGTAAGAGAGTGCGTTCTGGTTCACCCACCGGAACGGCGTCGTATCCGATGTGCCAGGTGGATAACTGCAAGGAAGATCTGTCAAGTGCAAAAGACTATCATAGAAGGCACAAAGTGTGTGAGCTTCATAGCAAAGCCTCGAAGGCCCCCCTTGGGAACCAAATGCAAAGGTTCTGCCAGCAGTGTAGCAG GTTTCACCCTTTGACGGAGTTTGATGAAGGGAAGCGAAGCTGTAGACGTAGACTGGCTGGGCACAACCGCCGGAGAAGAAAGACCCAACCGGAAGATGTCACGTCGCAGCCTGAGAGTGTGGCTACTGGAAATGCAGAAATCTTCAATTTATTGAGTGCCATAGCAAGTTCACAAG GTAAGTTTGAGGACAGAAGCAAGATTGCGTCACAAGTTCCGGATAAAGACCAGCTTGTTCAGATTCTTAATCGGATACCGTTGCCAGCTGATCTTGCAGCAAAGTTGCTCAATGTTGGCGGTAAAGGTCAAATACAAACTTCATCTTATCATCATGACAAAGTGAACCAGAGCAATTCTGGTCCATTAACGAAGGACTTGCTTGCTGTTCTTTCAACCACTTTATCAGCATCTACTCCCAACTCTCAAAAGAGTAGCCAGAGTAGTGACAGTGAGAAGTCTAGGGCTAGTGCTGACCAAGTTGGTGAAAGTTTACAAATGAGACAATATCCACAAGAATTTGCTTCTGTTGGAGACGAAAGAAGTAGTGGCAGTTCGCAATCTCCAGTTGAAGATTCAGACTTCCCAGAAGTTCGAGTTAATTTGCCACTGCAACTCTTTAGTTCTTCTCCTGAAGTTGGCAACCCGCCAAAATTGACACCTTCGCAAAAGTATTTCTCTTCTGACAGCAGTAATCCTGTGGAAGAGAGGTCACCATCATCTTCCCCTGCTGTGGACAATCAATTCGATTTGCAAGGTGTGGCTAGAGGTCTCAAGGCTGACGGCGTTCCAAGCAGAAGAGAAGTAAATGCAAATAAAGAAGCTAGCCAAAGTCAAAGTTATAATATATCTCTTAATCTCTTTAATGCGCCAAATAGCAGAGTCCAGCCTAGCTCACTTCAAAGTGTTCCATTTCAAGCTGGATATGCATCTTCTGGTTCTGATCACTCACCTCCAAGTTTGAATTCAGATGCTCAG GATCGCACTGGGAGAATAATGTTCAAGCTATTTGACAAAGATCCTAGTCATTTCCCTGGAACACTGCGAACACAG ATTTACAATTGGCTTTCTAATAGTCCATCAGATATGGAGAGCTACATTAGGCCGGGCTGCGTGGTACTGTCGCTTTATGCTTCAATGTCCTCTGCTGCCTGGGAGCAA CTAGAAGAAAACTTCCTGCAACATGTCCATTCTTTAATTCAAAGCAATTCCGACTTTTGGAGAATTGGAAGGTTTCTGGTTCATTCTGGCAATCAGTTAGCATTACACAAAGATG GAAAAATTCACTTATGCAAGCCATGGAGAACTTGGAGGTCTCCTGAATTGATATCAGTGTCCCCTTTGGCAATTGTTAGTGGACAAGAAACCTCTTTTTCATTGAAGGGTAGAAACCTGTCAAATCCTGGCACCAA GATTCATTGCACAGGTACTGGCGGTTACACGCCCATAAAAGTTGTTGAATCTGCATGTTATGGTATGACCTATGACAAGATAAAATTGAGTGGTATTAAAGTTCAGGATGCTTCTCCTGGTCTTTTGGGTCGCTGTTTTATCGAG GTAGAAAATGGTTTCAAGGGTAGCAGTTTTCCAGTGATAATAGCTGATGCAACCATTTGTAAGGAATTGAGACCACTTGAATCTGAATTCGACAAGGAAGAAAATGCAAGTGATGCCATTTCAGATGAGCATGGATATGATCTTGGAAGACCAAGGTCAAGGGAGGAGACTCTACACTTCCTGAATGAGCTTGGGTGGTTATTCCAAAGAAAAAGGTTCTCATATACGGATTTGGTTCCAGATTATTCACTTGACAGATTCAGATTCATACTTACATTTTCTGTGGAAAGAAATTGCTGTATGCTAGTTAAAACACTCTTGGATATGTTGGTTCAAAAATACTTGGAAGGCCAATGGTCGTCAACGGCATCATTGGAGATGCTCAACGCAATCCAACTCCTGAATAGAGCGGTTAAAAGAAAGTATGTTAACATGGTTGATTTGCTCATTCAGTATGCTGTGCCTAGCAACAATGATGCATCCCGGAAGTACGTATTTCCGCCAAATGTTGCTGGCCCTGATGGTATTACGCCATTGCACTTGGCAGCATGCACATCGTCATCTGAGGGTGTAATTGACTCTTTGACAAATGATCCGCAGGAG ATTGGGTTGAACAGCTGGGATTCTCTTCTAGATGCAAATGGGCAGACTCCGCATGCTTATGCCATGATGAGGAATAATCATTCTTATAATGTGCTGGTTGCTCGAAAACTCTCCAATAGAAGAAGAGGCCATGTTTCAGTAACAATTAATAGCGAGATAGAGCATTCATCAATGGACATCGAGCTTAAGCAAAGGCAAAGTGACCAAACCAAAAGAGGTCAGAATTCCTGCACTAAGTGTAGTGCAATGGCGGATGTTCGTTACAGCAGCAGAATCCCTGGTTCACGGAGCTTTGGTCACCACCGACCCTTTATTCATTCGATTCTAGCTATTGCCGCTGTATGTGTCTGTGTCTGTCTGTTCTTGCGAGGACACCCTTGGGTTGGCTCGGTTACGCCCTTCAATTGGGAGAAGTTGGATTATGGCACCATATAA